The genomic DNA tactgctaagtcgcttcagtcgtgtccgactctgtgcgaccccagagacagcagcccacaggctcccccgtccctgggattctccaggcaagaacactggagtgggttgccatttccttctccgatgcatgaaagtgaaaagtgaaagtaaagtcgctcagttgtgtccaaatgttcacgaccccatggactgcagcctaccaggctcccccatccatgggatttcccaggcaagagtactggagtggggtgccattgccttctccaagatcaaCTAGAGAACAACACAAATGATTCCCAGTTATCTTCTTGACTCTTGACACTGATCACTTATCAGTATTTATTAGAGCATCCAATGCCAAGTTTGAGACTAAAGAATTAGTCTTTATGAATAGTCTGCATAAAGCAACAGCAGGCCAAGGGTGTTTTCAGAGAACTTGAGGATTTAGTAGTTCCTAAAACCTGATGTGGAATCTGCTGTGATATGTAACAATTGATAGTGGTTGAGCAGAAAAAAAGCTTAGTTGGACAAATGTacaaaatttctgaaaatgcCAAATGTTTAAAGCTTGTggttattaattttattgttgaTTGGCAGGTACTTTGTGGAACATACTTAAATCTATCATGTTGCTGTTATTCAATCATGAACTTCTTTTGCTGTCACAGACTTTTCACTTGTGTGAATTTTATAATAGATGCTGTGTATCCTGACTGTCCCTGCCCCGATGGCAGCAGTGCAGTTTTACTACAACTTCTGAACTCAGGACTGAGACTGAAATTTTTCTGAATAAGAACCACCCTCAGTCAGTCTTATTGAACACTGATTGGCTTTGAAAATTAGCTTGTGCTAGTTTGATTCTGAACTGTCAAATCGATACTATTTAATATctactattttatatttcaatCATGTGAAATGGAACTTAAGTTCTAATGATAGCCTTTGAAAATTTAAGTTTACACTTAATGCTGTTTTTTCATGAGTTCAACCAAAAATGATAAACAAAACGGTACTTATATGAGAAACGTGCTGTGGTATTTTGACAATTAATGTTTGAATATCGGGTAACGTCAGACTACCTTATACACTTCCCGGGCGATCAAAAGTTAAAACAAGATGTAAGATCTCCATTCCCAGACAAATTTGCTGCAGATATATTTTCTGAGGTCAAACTACAGTGCTAGTAGTTTCCTTTCCTACTTCACCTTCCTTTTACTGTGAATTTATGCTtctttaaaaccattttttttttcttgcaatattGGGTCTCCAGCAAAAAGAAGATGAATGCATCTTGGCATTTTGAGACTAGCAATAAAAGAATGATAAATCagtgtagatttttaaaaatcattttatactgAGAACCGTTTCTGTTTTGCTGCTAAGACTAAACCATATTCCCTAAAAACAGTCTTGTTCCTTCATTGCCTCAGTGGTGGCCTCCGTGGGGGCTCTGCACAAGCCCCAAGAACACAGTCTGGTCATGAAGAGACGCACAGAGAATTACAGTGCACATCAGAAGGGTAGCAGGGGAGATGTGTACGTGTGCTGTGGGAGTAGAGAGGAGAGGGTGGCTGTTCTCCCAGGGCAAGTAGATGAAGACATCACCAAAAAGACATCTGAGCTGGATCTTAGAAGTTGGAGCCAAAAGCGTACAAGGTGGAGAGCGGGCCTCATAGGCAGAAGGCAAGGCGGGTGCTTGCACAGGCATGAACGGTGAGAGAGCACAGTGTGTGGTTACATGTGGCTGTACATGGAGGCTGGGGTGATGAAGGGCCAGAGTATGAAGGGGCCCGGCCCTGTGCCCTGAAAGTCTGGTTTAGGATGCAGATTTCTTGCAGTAGAGTTACCTCATAAGTATATCAGATCCTGGCAAGTGATAAATCAACCTAGTTGTCATAAACGTTTTTCTacagtttcttcttcctttggCTGTACCACGGGGCatttgggatctcagttcccccaccagggattgaacctgggccaaaGCACTGAAAGCccaaaatcctaaccactaggccgccagggaactccctccatctacattttctttaaattttttaaaaactgaagtatggttgatttacaatgctgtgttagtttcagatgtagcAGAGTGACTCAGCTCTACATCCatttatgtgggatcttagttccccgactggggactgaacccacacccctggcattggaagcacagagtcttaaatactggaccaccaaggaagtctgaaTCTATTTTCTTGTATTTCCTCTTAACTCAATGTATTTGCAGTCGAAAAGCCAAATTAGTAAATTGAAGAGACTGAAAATGCACTTAAGTTTGAGATTTTGAAGTTTTCATGGGAGAAAAAGACTTTTAAGAGGCATTGAAATGGTCTAAAATGACAAATCATACTTGATTTTGTCTTCACCAGCTGTCTTTGCAGATTGCCTActctgtttttctgaaacttttgtctttgtttttttagtgGACTGAAGACTGCAGAAAATCAACTTATCCTCCTTCAGGGCCCACGTGAGTAAACGTCAGACGAGCAGGATTCACTCTGACCTTCCTGGAGATTTCTCTCCATGTTAAGTATGATCTCATAGAAGTAACGACATTGAATAAAACCTTAAGTCATGTCTTCTATCCTGAGATGATTTTGTTTCCCTCAGGTTTGTGTGGTATGCATTTGGCTAAGACTTCGAACAAATGTGAAAATACCCCATGATAAAATGTCCCATTTTGAGCCCATCAAAatcagggggagaaaaaaaggatTAGCATTCTCCACTAAATTCTTGTATCTACCCCTAAGTATTTTTCTCATGCTGACAGATGCAGAGGTCATCTGTGATTTTCTGTGATGCCCGAGTATAAACCACCCCATCATGCTGAAACAAAAGAGTGCAGGATCTCACGTGATTCAAAAAAATAAACCCTGCCCATGATAATCAAAACTATTGAGGCCAAAAAAGGATTGGAAAACATAGGAAGGGCCAATATCATGTTTTAGTGTGTTGAACATTAATGTTTTTAGTTTAGGGTTTTGGCCTTTTCAAATCCTATGTGGCTAAATAGGGAAAGGTCTAAGAATGGCTCACCACCCCAGAGGGtacagaatgtgaaaaagaaggaagaggtgtCAGGAATGGTCACCATTTTCTCCCTGCTATCCCCTTACACTGAAAGTAGCCTGCTgcagagaaaggaagacagaataCATACAGCTTTAACCAAAGAATTATTCTCATTCGTGACTACAGAGGTATAAATAGGACCCCAATACTGTGACTTGTCAGAACTAACACATCCCCTCTTAACCCACCCCCACTGTAGAAATCAGTCTGGATTTATGTCTGTATATTTAAGAGCCTGGTAACATTGTAGCACCCACCAGAGtgcacttttttcttctctggaacACGGAAGTAATGGAGCGAATGCTGGCTATTTTTAGGCAGCTTTAAGCTTATCAGTCACTGAATGGCACACCCTTAAgaggctctttcagttcagtagcAAGTGCCAGAAGATCATGTTTCTGTGGCGACAGAGAATAGTTGCAGAGTTCATCCATCAGGATTTCAGCCCTGGCCCCACTGATCAGTAGTGGATGTTGCTACTATCCTCACAGTGGAAATGGCTATGTGTAAATTGAAGAGTAGGACTTCCGGCATTGGATATGACTGATCAGTGACATGGCTTGGACTTACTAAGAAGAATGAGGAGAGAGAatgtgggggcttccccggtggtccagtggtaagactctgtgctttcatgccagggatctgggtttgatcccttgttggggaattaagatcccatatgccgcacagcatagcaaaaaaaacaaaaacaaaaacggaGAAGAGAGGATGTGTAGTAggaagcctggaaaatcccatggacggaggggcctggtaggctgtagtccatggggtcgctaagagttggacacaactaagcgacttcactttcacttttcacttttacgcattggaaaaggaaatggcaacccactccagtgttcttgcctggagaatcccaggaacaggggagcctggtgggctgccgtctgtggggtcacacagagtcggacacgactgaagcgacttagcagcagcatagcaggAAGAGTAGCATGGCTGAGTCAGTAGTGAAGGTTCTTGAAGTCAGTGTTGGGAAGCTCATATACTATATTGCCATTCTAGGGGCTTAAAAGTGACCTTACTGAAGCCAGCTCTAGAGTCAATGATTTGACAACAGTGTTCAGACTGTCTAAGAGGGAATTCTGAGATTGGGAAACCAATTGGAGAAGTGCCCAGAGCCTAGACAAAATCTTCGTAGAGATTTAGGATGGgaaaaaaaggcatttattttCTAGCAGTGATACTCAGGTTAcatacaactactgagccaaaaTTGATTATTTTATCTATCACCATTATGCGTTAACCTTCCTATAATGCTGTAATTCCATTTTAGGATTTCTAAAATGGCATTGTATAAATGACCCAGGACAGAGGCGCTGAGTGGAAAATGAGCTTTTTTGCAAATTTTGGTTTGAGTACCAATTTCTCTGTTACTAAGAATATGTCTCTAATATACCTATAATGATGTAACTATCTAACCATCATCAAGAAACTGCTTTTAAACATTTCAAGATGATACACCTCTCATTGCAGTTACAGGGGTCCAGTTCCATGGTACACCATAAATCTCGATTTACCACCGTACAAAAGATGGCATGAATTGATGGTGGTCAAAGCACCAGCGGTAGGGTGTGATTCTTAAGTCTTTTATCTCTGACTTGATTGAATATAATCGCATTTAAAAGAACACATCATGATACTATGTACCACGTattttaagaatctgctttccatgGTTCTCTGCCATTTATAATAAATGATAGAGAAAAGAGGATGTCATTTCTCTGTAGCCTCTTGATTTTTACTAGCTTCTGCCTTTATCTCATATCATATATTATCATCTAAAGTAAACTGTGTGTCATGTTAAAGATATATCTTGTTTacatatgtttttaaatagtACTCTTTTATTTAGCTACATATAGATAAGtcaaaaatctatatttttttgttataccaaaattaatctttttaacagttaaaaagcagttattaatatatattatattttattatatatatattcattgcaCACATAGTCGAAATAAAACCTTCTATAATTCATTGTGTGATTCTTGATTAAAATACAGATTATAGGCTTTCGGAACATTTTTATTGGGGTATGGTATACATACAGTAAAGTGCACAGGTCTTAGGTATACAGATCAGTGTGACATAATGACAGTTATGATTACTGTGATTTACAAAACAGGGCTAATCATTTAGTAAACATGGATGTACATTAATTACAACCCTTTTCTGAAATGGTCTTCAAATACTTTTCTATATCAAGATTAATGTTAAATGTCAACACTTCCTTATGTCtctaatcaatttttaaatttatttttcagctgAAAGTTATAATAAATTCCGTGAAGAATATAACAAATGCATTTGTGCCAAGTGGAAGAATTATACAGTTAGTGGATCAAAAGTTGGTAAGAAATATTGTTTTctacaataaatgttaaagacACGGCCAAATATACACACGTTTCAGCAAAGGCTCTATACTTATTTAAAGGCATAATTTGACAGCCTCTTCTAAGGAACTTGGAcaactttgcttttatttcagacTACTGTTAAAACCTCAGAGGGACTTAAAATTCTGGCCCTTGGTAATATTACAAGACATAAAATAGCATGGTAAATTTGGGCAGTTAGTTGctctttaatatatttataaaagacaTGGTTTGTGGATGaatatgccatggggcaactaagcctgcaggcTGCAACTGCTCCAGCTGCCGCTCCAGCTCCTGCTCCATCTGCTACTCGAGCCCTCGCACCTAGAGTCcatgctgcacaacaagagaagccactgcaaggagaaaccCTCGCACCGCACCTAGAGACTAGCCCTGCTtgccactagagaaaagcccgagtgcagcaaggaagacccagcaaagccaaaaataaattaatcaatttttaaaaacacaggggTTTTAACCCcttaggcaaaaaaaaataagctttgaTCACCTATTGTGGCAACAGTGGCTAGTACAGAGTATATGTAAAAGAAGCAAATCTCAAAGCCACAGTTCAGGTTGAATGATTgttaatgtgtttgtttttcagcCTGGTCTGCTTGGCAACTTCCCTGGCCCCTTCGAGGAGGAAATGAAGGGGATTGCAGCTGTTACTGAAGTCCCTTTAGGTAAAGTTCACTGCAGTTTTACGAAATTTAATAAAGTACCcccaattttttattggagtatggtaaTGCATACAGTGAAGTACATAGATCTTAGGAATACAGatcaatagaatttttaaaatctagaagtgtgtgtgtctcagtcatgtccaactgtagcttgccaggctcctctgtccctggcattttccaggtaagaatactggaatgggttgccacttcctattccaggggagcttcctaatccagagatcaaacccatatctcctgcattggcaggtaggttctttaccactgcaccacctgggactCCCCATGCATATATGCATTTAATCACAACTCAGAACAAGATAATACAGCAATCCAGCCTGCTCCATTCTGCACGATTCTGAACCTCTTGGTAACCACTATTTAGACTTCACCTTAGGTTAGTTTTGCCTCTTAAACGTTGTACAAATAGAGCCAAACGATATGAACTGTTGTCTGGTTTTTTGCACATACCGTTATAGGTAGTAGGCTATTGTATGACTAggatatttgtcatttccacatTTGAGTTATGAACATTCTTGTTCATGTTTTTTGATGGGCGTGTACActcatttctctgggatatgACCTGGGTTATAGGTTAGCTGAGTATTTAGTCTCGGAGTTTCTGCCAACCAGTTTTTCAGAGTGATTGTAACCATTGACAGCATAGTATTGATAAAGCCTTTTTTCCACTTGCTGATTCTCCATGTGATAGTGTCACTCTCTTTTATTTGGGCATTTTGTTGAGTGTGTTATATTCACTCTTATGgtttaattggggcttccctgatagctcagttggtaaagaaagtgaaagtcgctcagtcgtttccgactctttgagacccccatgaaattctctaggcgggaatactggagtgggtagcctttcccttctccaggggatcttcccaacccagggatcaaacccaggtctcctacattgcaggtagattctttaccagctgagccatagtttcagttggtaaagaatctgcctgcaatgcatgagacctgggtttgatccctgggttgggaagatcccctggagaagggataagctacccactccagtattcttgcctggagaattccatagacagaggagtttggcgggctctagtccattgggtcacaaagagtcagacatgactgagcgactaacataagTGATCTTTGCCTACCCCCAAAACATAATTCTCatgtgttttcttctctgtgacttttgtttactttttacatACAGGCCCATGGTGTATCTCGAATTAACTTGCATATGGTATGGGTTAGGGATCAAAGTTCAAGTTCTTTCCAGTTGACAATACTGTTTACTaaaaaggctgtcttttcctcAGTGAAAAGTGCCTTTGACAGAGGGAGAGACCCCTACCCCACCAGCCATGCAGGCTCAGATTATCTGCAGACACTTAACATTTGCCCAAGCAAAACCTCAATGATGACGATAGTTACACTTTTTCTTAGAAAAGAATTTTCCTGACAATGTCACGGTTCTGCATATTGAccagaaattttcctttttttttctcataggagagattattttattcaatattttctaTGAACTTTTTACCGTTTGTACTTCAATAATAACAGAAGACAAAGAAGGTAAATGAATGTGCGCTGGGGCAGGGTGGGTGGTGCAAAGCACAAAATAGAAGACAAatcttgaaataaatgaaatcagaacTTGTAAAATACAGACTTGCTATGCATATATGTGAATGTTGCATAGGGTATTACAGACCTTGATTAAGTTTTGGAAAGTGAATTGAAAactgttcttattttaaaatcactgtgaTGGCTATTAAAGTTAAATTTTGGCATGCAGACCTCTCGCACAAATTGTTTCAGGTCTGAAAACATTCTTACTTTCCCTCATAGGCTACTTATACCCGTATTTGTGATTGGATCTAAGTGCTCATAGGGGCAGAACAGAGTTTCTCCCATCATTTTCCAGCCAAGGAACCCTGTGTAGACCAGCTTCACTTTTCCACATTTTTCCTGACAAGTCCTTAGATTACAAGGCCCAGGGTGATGTACCCCGATTCACTGTTATTTTTTGACCTATACTCTGGGTATATCTGTAGGTGACAATCCCTGAAGGGAAGTATGTTGGTAAGTCACATTAGGTGAGACTGAGATAGCTTCGTCTGAGGAGGACAGTGTCACGGTGAACCAGAAAACATGGCCACTGATCTTTTCCCCATCTTCTAATCTTACCTGGAGCCCTGGGCTCTCAGGTACTGAGGGGGAATCTGGCCAGTATGACAGGGACagccttttcatcttgttaagGCTTGTGATGTTAGGTGCTACTTAATTCATACTGTTGAATTGAATAGTTAGGAATATCACTTAACCAAAATTAACTGTCCAGCTTTCGTTTAGAATCAATCGTCCCGTCATAATTGCTGTTACATGTCGCTTCTGCTTGCTTTCAATTTAGGTCATCTACTACATGGGCGAAACATGGATTTTGGACTATTTCTTgggtaagtaaaaaaaaaagaatgtggtaTGTCTCAATCCCTAAGAGTAGGTAGTATTACATTGATGAAAAAGTTAAGTACCAAGTCGTTCCCAGACTATGACCAGAAAGGAAGACCCTAGATTCTTTAGTTTTGAGACCAGATTAAGCATGCTCCTATTCAGCTGAGAGTAAAAGAATAGCATTCTATTTCATGCGTCCTCTTTACCTTCCTGAAAAAAAATATGACAGTGCTTTGTAATTGGAGACCTAAATATTATCTGGGATTTGCTATTTATAGGCTGTGTCATGTTGGGGGAggtacttaacttctctgatggAAAATGGAAGATAAAACTTACCTATATTGGAAAATCCTTGTGAATATTGACCATTGGGGATTAGGTCAATAAGGCACCTGTTATAATATctgaccaggcttccctggtggctcagatagtaaagaattcacctgcagtgtgagagacctgggttcagtccctggattgggaagatccactggaagagggcatggcaccccactccagtattcttgcctggagaatcctcctggacagaggagcctggcgggctgcagtccacggggtagcagagctggatacgactgcgcgacaaagcacagcacacagcacagcgtAATGCCTGACCATCGTCATCATACTCATCCTTATTGTCACTGCTATTAAATGTCACTGAAATTTGTCTTTTGTAGGTGGAATATAAATAATGATACTTGGGTCATAACTGAGGAACTAAAACCTTTAACAGTGAATTTGGACTTCCAAAGGAACAATAAAACTGTCTTCAAGGCAACAACCTTTGCTGGCTACGTGGGCATGTTAACAGGATTCAAACCAGTAAGGAATCTGTTGTTACCAGATTTTACAGGTAGCTCTGTATGAATGCTgatcttctcaggtggctcagacagtaaagcgtctgcctacaatgcctaccatgtgggagacccgggttcaatccctgggttgggaagatctcctggagaaggaagtggcaacccactccagtatccttgcctggaaaaccccatggatggtggaacctggtaggttacagtccactggttccaaagagacggacacgactgagcgacttcacctctgTGTGAATGATGGAGtctaaggaaatgaaaacctgaaaagaatatgaagccCCAGTTCATCCCATCGTACTTCTTGTTACCTTTAGCTCATAAGGTAGAGAAGAGTAGGAGGAAGTGAAGATTTCTGAGCCTTTTCTGGAGATAAAGCCCATGGTGGGTCTCTAGGGCTGTGAGTGTAAACCCTGGAATCTGGCCATGGCTCTGGCCCTCAGGCAAGTTAGTCATTAAGTCCTTGCACTTGAATTTCCTTGTTGGAAAAGTGTGGCCAATAACATCCATCTACTTATCTCACACACTGGATGTGAAAAATGCTTTGAACTTCTACAAGTAGTATCATGccttgattttgtttcctttccccCCACACCCCAAAGTCCCCAATCTAGGCCCTGATATAACAGTATACAAAAGAGCACAGTGAGAGGGCCTTAAACAGGCTGGTGGAGGTTTCTGACCTCactgctttgctttctttccagGGACTGTTTAGTGTTACGCTCAATGACCGCTTCAGTATAGATGGTGGTTTTATGGGTAAGTAGAGAGCTCTCAAATGAAACGAGAATGTCATAGCTGTTTTAAGAACAGCTAGGCTGTGCTTTCTGATTAATAGTTTAATCTCTTCTAGGTCCTGTGACACTGTGTGTGTTTTATCTCTTCCAGGTGTCATGGAATGGATTTTGGGAAAGAAAGATGCCCAGTGGATAGGGTTTATCATTAGATCAGTTCTAGAAAATAGCACAAGGTAATCTGTTTGGTTGCTTTATtatcagattttttattttttaaatttttccttgaggtataattgac from Budorcas taxicolor isolate Tak-1 chromosome 24, Takin1.1, whole genome shotgun sequence includes the following:
- the ASAH1 gene encoding acid ceramidase isoform X2, with protein sequence MVAGRMLGWSCLTFILLSGIVTCLVAQQVPPWTEDCRKSTYPPSGPTYRGPVPWYTINLDLPPYKRWHELMVVKAPALKVIINSVKNITNAFVPSGRIIQLVDQKLPGLLGNFPGPFEEEMKGIAAVTEVPLGEIILFNIFYELFTVCTSIITEDKEGHLLHGRNMDFGLFLGWNINNDTWVITEELKPLTVNLDFQRNNKTVFKATTFAGYVGMLTGFKPGLFSVTLNDRFSIDGGFMGVMEWILGKKDAQWIGFIIRSVLENSTSYEEAKNILTNTKILAPAYFIVGGNQSGEGCVITRDRKQSLDVYELDPKQGRWYVVQTNYDRWKNPFFLDDRRTPAKMCLNRTTQENISFATIYDVLSTKPVLNKYTTGLCKVCIEER
- the ASAH1 gene encoding acid ceramidase isoform X1 produces the protein MVAGRMLGWSCLTFILLSGIVTCLVAQQVPPWTEDCRKSTYPPSGPTYRGPVPWYTINLDLPPYKRWHELMVVKAPALKVIINSVKNITNAFVPSGRIIQLVDQKLPGLLGNFPGPFEEEMKGIAAVTEVPLGEIILFNIFYELFTVCTSIITEDKEGHLLHGRNMDFGLFLGWNINNDTWVITEELKPLTVNLDFQRNNKTVFKATTFAGYVGMLTGFKPGLFSVTLNDRFSIDGGFMGVMEWILGKKDAQWIGFIIRSVLENSTSYEEAKNILTNTKILAPAYFIVGGNQSGEGCVITRDRKQSLDVYELDPKQGRWYVVQTNYDRWKNPFFLDDRRTPAKMCLNRTTQENISFATIYDVLSTKPVLNKLTVYTVLIDVTKGQFETYLRDCPDPCIGW